The following is a genomic window from Phaseolus vulgaris cultivar G19833 chromosome 6, P. vulgaris v2.0, whole genome shotgun sequence.
TCTCTAACTctattaaatgtattttttataatgtaaaAATTATACCTGAAAGTGCAACTAGATCAGTTGTGTTAAGGTTTTGCCTTTCAAATGCAGATTTGAGTTGATCAAGGGAGAAATTAGGACCAGGAAGATTTTGATTAGCAAGATCAAAACTTGCATTTAAACTGTCTCTTCTTCCTAGAGGAACTTTCCAATCAGGACCATGAGCCTAACAAGTaataaaacaaacaagataagatAAAAGAAATTTTCCAAAACATCCACAAACTAAAAAAGAAGATGAAATAATCAAATTGACAAAAAAGGAAAGtgatttcagaaaaaaaatcgtgtaaataaatttttattcgtTTAATATTGACTTAATtcctaaaaatatattaaaagattttttttaaaatatttaaaagtaattcagtaaaattttatcaaaagaacaaaattatctctaaatttatattttttttaactaaaaacttaAGGAGATATATTTTGTGTATACTATAAACATAGGACTCTGATATTTTCACCCTGCTTTTCTAAGTTCACCCACTATTTTTTTCCCGTTACGTATCTCAATACTGTTTCCTTTAAGATATACTCCtatcaatatatttttctaaaactgGGGTGAACTTAGCACAAGCATAATGAGAATAGCAAAGCCTTGAACATATCTAAAACTGTGGGCTTTATATCTACCGACTTGGGCTGAAGGGTCAAAGGTAGTTAATTAGCCAAGCCTAAATAAAGAAGTATCATAATCTTATGACgactatttcttcctgcacctccataccttcttctctcacctccataagttttcaaatttcCAAATATACCCCTTTATAATATtccggattacgtaatctgaaagtcatttttcaaatttgtaattagttaccggattacataatccgaaagccatttttcagatgcatgattattctttggattacataattcggaagtcttatttaacttctggattatgtaatccagaagtcttttttcaaatgaatttccgaattacataatccagaaactacTATAGAGGTGAGACAAGAAggacaaaaatgtattttcatcttatgtatggaggtggcagaagaagatTAGGTGCAGGAATAAACAGCCTCTTATGACCATTATTTCGTTGGATTCTCCCCTCCCAACAAAAATTTAAGATGAGACcatatttatagtatatataataaatttgaatgcTTATTTTGAGATaaattgtttatgttttattttatattttcatatttaattatatttatcttaatttttaatgtttttattttccttaatTTCCTTAAAAAACATCGAACTTGCTcgattaatattaaatataatgagATATTTAAAATCTGGATTCGTTTATTTCCTTCAGTTAAAAGTAACAATAGTTATATAAATTccttacaaaaaataaaaactaaaaaaccgGTTTGTTACTTTTCTTATAAACagttagattatataatatatttttttaatcttaataagcaattttttttttctttgccaTGAACAATTTCTTAACACTGGGTATATAATGCTTTGccatgagtctttaaaatattcaaataagaGATCATGTTTTTGTCTATGAAAAGACATAATATTGCAAATCGTGTGGTTAGTTTTTGGCCTGGGCACAAGGCTTCAGTGTATATCTCACATTATTGAGGACTCATCAAAGTTTTGACAATAACTACACAACTAACTGTCCAGATATATATAGCAGCACTATATCACAGTTGAACActaatttctttcttttcttataattattttttctcttcctAAATCAACCCCAAAAATGGGATTGCTTGATTTTACTGCGAGATTTGCATcgtttatgtatatattattttaattaaattattaattaatatgaaatCTATATTAGTTAGTATGTTGAATGCAGGAAAATAGGCACAGTTACCAGAACAGAAGATATCTGAGCTGCAAGAGCAAGAATATCAGCACAAGAAACTATGCCAGGGCAAGCATTTTCTACTGCTGTCTTGATCTGATTCACAACATCCAAACCTCTTATGGAGTTGTTATTTGGTGCTGCAGTTTGTTCACTCACAATCGTAGCAGTGTCGTTCAAAAGAATTGATGCATCACACCCCTGATACTCATATAAACACACATCATTTCAATTATGTAGCAGCATAAAACTTGATTAAGACCATTACACTCTAATAGTGTTTATGTTTGACTATTAAAAGTGATTAGTAAGATTTTTCAATAGAGATGATAATGATATCTCTATATAAGGATGGTGAAGAAACCAAGCAAGAATTGAGAATGCTGCAGACTTACCTGAACAAAGCAATCATGGAAATGGAGCCTTATGAGACTGGCGAGAATACGAGGATCAGATTTGGAGACATTTCTGACAACTTCACGCACAAGAGAATGCACCTTTGGACATGTGTCCCTGTAAAAGGAGTTATCAAGCTGTGCATGTGAGAAGGGTGGTGATGCTGCAAGCAAAACCACCACACAGCAAAGTGCTACTTTCACTGAGAAAACACAGAAAGAGGTCATTGTTTCTTGTGTTTTGAACTGTGAATGTGATGCTTTTGTGAGCAAATGCTTAGGGTCTATTTAAGGAGACagatgaagaaaaaagaaaaatggaaCGTGGTCGTTTGCTGGTGGGTTCAGATTTTTCAATCATGCTACCGGTTAATCAGAAAAGTCAAATTTGGCGtttcaaatttaataataatcgATTCATATATTCACGATGAAGCCTCAGCTTGCTTAAGTGTGTTCTCAGCAGTTATCACAGACACACACTCAATAAGACATGGAGACAGAgactctttctcttttttattatttttgtcttgTTAAAGTAGTACTGAGCAGAGAGATTTTTCaccttatatttttaaaaaatgtttttatattacTGATTCagaagaatttattttttatttttataattatatcaattttttttaaaatattttgtttgttatttttttaaattatgttaaaattatgGTAGAATtatcaaagataaaaaaaatattttgagttACACACTTTACTAATATTATACTAATGCTGGTACCCATAACAGCAATCTCCAATACAccatttaagatttttatttttcgataatattttttactatgaCTAAACTCGATAATATTTGATCTAGTGAACTCTATTTTTTACCAAAATTTTGATCGAgctaatatttatataattaagtttTAGTGTGAAATTAACCagagaaatattaaatatgtgCGTTAATGGAAATTAGCACTTCCTCCaagttttgtttattttgtaaacataaattatttgtCTCGATATTCACTAAAAGGATGTTTGTTTTATTTCACCGAGAATTGTTTTCAgagctgaaaaaaaaaactcagccTGAAGTAATTAgattattgttttgtttgagTTAAAAGAGAGAGTAAAAAAGAAATAAGTTATTTAAAGTgagaagaagagagagaaataatagaaaatttacatttaattgaattaatatcataaaatttaaaaagctaaattaattagataatataataaattatcaaaatatcttttgttaaaatataataaaaatgaatatgaataaaaattgaaagatGATTAATTATAAAGTAATTACTTTATGAAGtaaaaagtaatattaaaaattaaaacttaatttatttaaataaataattgccagtaatatataatttttttcacataccaatttttaaaaaatttaaatataataaaattagtttacaaattaattaattaaatttaaactttttcataaaattaattattaattattgaaataatttacttcataaaacattaaattttttattttttatttttttataatactcttattttaattatttattatcttccagtgaaaataaatatttattaagttttatttatacttaatcactaataaattatgttttcgttttgtttataagaaaaattacaatttgAGAGGGACGAttagaaatacaaatatgaGTTGAAACTAAGGCTTTTCATGAGTACTCAACATAATACTTCTCTCCCATTCTATTCActcttcaaattaaaattaaaaaagtaatatcAATTTATCACTTACCATAGTTAATCACAAGTATCTTATATACAAGTTAAAAATAACACATAGTTAAtcacataaataaattaatacatccttattatcattattatctaataatatagaaaccaaataaataaataaattatttacaagAACTATAATCAATATTCATAGAAAAATATTTCACtcttaatttaaataaacttaACGATCATCTACAAGTATGGTTAAATAAAACTTACATGTTATACCTATTACTATTTTATTCAACGTTGAATCAAGACTATGGTGAGAGAATAAATTTATGTGTTCTATATACTTACGAgtgcataaattattaatatataattgtgtttaatattattttaataaggAGCATATTTCGATTGGTACGtctacaaagaagaaaaaggaaaaagacgctatttttactttatttcaaATGTAAAGATTATTGAAGTAGCTTTAATATATTATCAATGTGTTTGAACTTTTTATATGATAGTGCATGGTGTCACAATtgacatttttaatattatatgtattgcaattttatattttatcttttataaaagtttcatttatttaaaatattcacgcttaacaaaaaaaaaagatagcagttttatttcatacaaaaaaaacaaaatgacgaaaacatatttaactaacaaaattatatattaatctAAACCCTATCCATAAAACTTTAACCCTAATGttaaatcataattttaaaCTCTAAACACTAAATCTAGAGCCTGAATCCTAAAATATACTTATAACAACGGTTCTCTTTGAAATTATCTTtacaagttttttataagcacttataacgacggttttATAATTATCGTTTTAAACAATTGATTTATAACGATATTTGCAATAACAAAAATTCGGAAACCatctttatataatttttttaactatcgTTAATAAgctattttgtactagtgattaAAAATGATACATCTCTATATGAATTGTTTTGTATATTGTTATTGAATCtaaatctttttaattaaatattaactctcttttcaaatctaaatattaaaaaatagtatcaTAATTGTTCTTGTATGAAGGAATTTAGAGGAATTTTTAATGCTTAAACTATTAGTTCCTTCACTTCGATCGTTTGTCATTATCTTTCTTCGTTCTTTACCTTATTGACTCCTTTGTTTCGGTCGAATTTCTCTTCTTTCCTCCACTCCTTGCTCTATACTTTTAGCTCTTAGTTGTGAGGACACCTACAAAAAATGCTTTGGTGCAACAAATATGCAATAATGATATACATTTGCCTTGGTTGTTGTACCTATTTATTCAGTTGTGATGGTTATGAGTTCGGTTACTGTTGGATCGAAATTagtatatgaataataataaagaatgtATTACCTAACTTTTTTAcgtttaattttgttaattatcCTTTGATCTTAATGCATCTAAACATTTCAGTCGGTTGGTACCGGATACTAAAAAATCCTGAAACCATCTGGTCCAACCagtacaataatattttatatagttTCCTCAAAATTTATTGATgttgaattattttaataaatccTTTCAAAAGATCCACAATGTAATTACATTTTGAagtaaatatattaaatgtagATAGTTCAAAATCTTAAGTTGTTGAATATCTAATAAACCTgactaataattttaaaatgatttttcactacaagaaaatcatgaaatagaaaccaatttttagaaacaaaaaataattagttataataataactaaattagagaccattttagaaactaaataaaaaattggtttctaaattaatttctattattgttaaatagtttctaaattggtatttaattagcaaccaaacttttaactaccaattatttaatttctaaatttgatttctaaaaccttgattactaattagataccaatttaaaaactatttaacaataatacaaactaatttaaaaaccaattttttttagtttctaaaatttaatttaattactattacaactaattattttgatttctaaaaattaatttttattttaataatactgtaaaataaataaaaaattagactTGAATCTTGTCCCTGACATATTTTTGTATTGGACAAAAGATAAGGTCAGCCATTATTAAACCTTAAAAGTAAAGGTGTATGCCAACTACCATGCTTTTGAAAGGACGAGTGATGAAACAGTAACATGTAAACGTGGGACCTTCTCAATTCTGAATACATTGGTTTTCCAAACATTGTTTTTTCAATGCTCCTTTTGGTCAATAAAATCATCCCATGCCCCTTCTAGTAACTTCTCTCTACTTTTGCTTTTACCAAACCATTTTAACATTTATACATCAatctccattttttttatttaattacaatttgaccactttttcattttattcacAAAATACACTAATAATGGTTTCATGTGACAGTTTTTCTACTTTCTAAACAAGATCCCACCAACACTGGATATTACTAATATCATATTAGTCATCACGTGATAAAGTTTATTTGACCACCATCCATCTTCTTTATTGattaaaattacttaaatatTGTTGGGTAAcgttactttaatttctttaatatgaacaaatattttgtattttttttttaagttttaaagaTATCAAGTTGATTAgagataataatattttataatatataattaatataaatttcattttataagttgattttataaaataagttaaaatatcCAATTATCTATTATCGTAtcatataaaatcataaatgtGTTGATTTGATGATACCACTCATTATTGATATAGTCTCATTCATAAATGTGCTAATGTTTtgcgtatttggagttgggttcaacacatttttcatacttatcatttctctaataaggatgatcttctttcttttattaagagtgatggtagtccgttggttaaattaattaagctagctgtgataactttttctatttggatgatatggcgtatgagaaattatgctcgttttcaggataagattgagatttctagggctattttggttattaaagacttaacttgtctagtgggtaattcgtctaaagcttcaatgaagaatgacatgtttgatttcaatgtgctaaagttttttggtattaacactcgtactggtaaagttctacgtcctcttcctgttagatgagagtttccttcaccagcctgagttaaaattaacattgatggggctgctaggggatatcctggtcttgctacttgcggaggtatttttcgtgggagtatggaggaatttattggagctttttctgcgtttcttgaagttcagactgctctggttgctgagttttatggggttatacatgctatggaggaagctcaaaagatggggcttactaatgtctggctggaatgtgattctgctttggtttgtgctgcgtttactgttaggacaaatgttccttggatgctttgtaatcgatggaatgtttgtcttaattactgtggaaaaattAGGTTTACGGTTACTCATacttttcgtgaaggaaatgcgtgtgctgataagttggctaatttaggattttttcatagagaatcttttctttggtataataggcttccaccttgtctgttcttagaattctttatgaataggtatagtctacctatgtatcatttttgttaacatatgagttttggtctagtcctcccgtatttttgtattttttctttttcttttttcttttgtttaataatacttttttcaggtgatggtaaatgattgttgttacttgaggtgtcagtctagctgagatcttaagtggcatagtgatgcctaacatgaaaactattatttaaaaataaataaattaagatgGATTAGAAAATCTGACCTAAATCAGTTATTGTATCTGTATCTATATTAGTTGTCCCCTCAGTAACCTAGTTTTGTGGGTACAACttatttaaataactttatGATTTCTAAGTAAACcatataattattaaatcaaaGTCATTGAACGAGCATTGgagaatgaaataaataaatgaaccCTAATTTTGTGGGTCTTGTTTGTGTGCATGCACAGTTGGTACAAATTGGGATTCTAGAAACATCGTGCTACAACCACACTTTGAtttgattattaattaatatagatTTATCTAACTTTCAGTTAGGATTTCAACTAAACCCCTAGACATTTTTGCTTGGATTTTTCCGCAGatgtattttatttcattttagtcAAATAATCTAAAATCAAAAGTATTTCATTAATGTACTTTATCTATTCAAGAGCAACGTGTAATAAACACAAGCATTATTAATTCACACTCCTTGCTTCGATTATAATTAATTTGCAAATAGTTATTAGGCAATTTTATATTTCTATCTATAATTAACTACTCCCACCCTTGTTCTGTTTTCTAGCGTGTGTCTATCTTAACAAAGTTCTGTATTCTTTTATTTGGCTTTTGAAATAACTTTTTATGAACTTGATTCCACTTTATGAAAATACATAGTTTATAACAACTTAACACAAAtgtaaagagaaaaaagaattataattgagtatataaaattgataaaatgtttatttttgttgttgtttttggaCGGTTACGTTATTTTTGAAAACAAGGTAAGAGATAAAAAGAGAGGAATTGATATTAAGAACACAACATGGTTCAAAATGCCACAAAGACAAAGATGATACATGGCAGAACGAAATAGAGTT
Proteins encoded in this region:
- the LOC137832039 gene encoding peroxidase A2-like, giving the protein MTSFCVFSVKVALCCVVVLLAASPPFSHAQLDNSFYRDTCPKVHSLVREVVRNVSKSDPRILASLIRLHFHDCFVQGCDASILLNDTATIVSEQTAAPNNNSIRGLDVVNQIKTAVENACPGIVSCADILALAAQISSVLAHGPDWKVPLGRRDSLNASFDLANQNLPGPNFSLDQLKSAFERQNLNTTDLVALSGAHTIGRAQCRFFDNRLYNFNGTGNPDPTLNTTLLQSLQAICPNGGPGTNLTNLDLTTPDELDSNYYSNLQLQNGLLRSDQELFSTSGADTIPIVNSFSSNQTLFYENFKASMIKMSIIQVLTGSQGEIRAQCNFVNGNSASLATLPTKQSSEDGIVSSM